The sequence TTATAACTCGTAGTTAATCAGCGTACCGAATCAGGTCAAGCCCAATATCTCTTCGGTACTGCTTCCCATCAAATTGAACCGTTCGGGCCGCTTCCTGCGACTTCCGGACGGCATTTTCCAGCGAATTAGCCTGAGCCGTTAAGGCCAGCACTCGTCCGCCATTGGTTACTACATGGCCGTTATGAGCCATTGTTCCGGCATGAAAAGCCATAACATCTTCTAAACGCTCCAGTTCTGAAATGATTTTACCTTTCTCATAGTCATCTGGATACCCTCCCGACACCACAACCGTTGTGACTGCCGTTTGGGGTGAAACCTGTACAGCTATTTTATCTAACGTACCTTCGGCCGTTGCCACCATTAGCTCAGCGAAATCAGTCTGAATTCTTGGTAGTACGACTTCTGTTTCAGGGTCGCCCATCCGAGCGTTATACTCGATAACATACGGTTCACCATTTACTTTCATCAGACCGATAAAAATAAATCCCTTATACACAATACCCTCTTTCTGCAATCCGGTAAGCGTTGGTTTCACGACTTTTTCCTCAACCTTCCGCAGAAAGGATTCATTCGCAAAAACTACCGGCGATACGGCGCCCATGCCTCCCGTATTGAGTCCTGTATCTCCTTCACCAATGCGTTTGTAATCTTTAGCCTCGGGAAGGATTTTGTAATTAACCCCGTCGCTCAGAACAAAGACCGACAATTCAATTCCCCGCAAAAATTGCTCTACCACGACTTTACTGCCTGCAGCACCAAATTTCTGGCCATCAAGCATATCGGTTAGGGTGCTCTTTGCGTCGGTTATGTTTTCGGCAATAATTACTCCCTTACCAGCTGCCAGTCCATCCGCTTTCAGGACGACAGGCAACGTATGGCCGTCCAGATAAGCCAAACCGCTCTCAATGGTTGTTGCAGTAAATGTCTGCGATGACGCCGTCGGTATGCCATATCGAAGCATAAACTGCTTCGAGAAATCTTTACTTCCCTCCAACTGTGCCCCATGCGCATCTGGTCCAACGATGAGCAAATTAACTAAGTCAGGTTGTTGACGAAAGTAATCGACAACCCCGTTAACTAATGGCTCTTCTGGCCCAACAATGAGCAGATCAATGGCATTGGTCCGAACAGCTTCGGCAATAGCCGGGAAATCATTATAGCTGATTGACAAATTAGTGGCTACCTGCGCTGTTCCGGCATTACCCGGCGCAACAAATAGCTTATCACTCAACGGGCTTTGCGCCAATTTCCATGCAAACGCATGTTCGCGCCCACCCGAACCCAGTATTAGTATATTCATAAAGAATGATGAATGATAAATAGTGGCTGATCAATGATCAGCCACTATTTATCATTAATTGGCTACTTCTGAGAGGAACTTAATCCGCATCAATCGTAAGTCTTGTTCAGTAAAATCATCTCCTCCAAATTCACGCATGGCGACGGCAATATTGTCGCTTTCTGCCCGCATGAAGTATTCGTAAATCTCATCCTGCCGATCTTCATCCATAACCTGATTGATGTAATAATCAAGATTAAGGCGAGTGCCCGAATAACAGATATGTTCTATCTCTTCCATCAGGTCCTCCATCGAAAGTGCTTTCGATTCGGCAATTTCTTCCAGATCGACCTTACGATCGATCTGCTGAATGATATAAATCTTAACTTTCGATTTGTTGACGGTCGATTTAATAACGACATCCTTTGCCGTTTCTATCTCGTTATCTTCAACGTATTTAGTTATCAAATCAATGAACGGCCGCCCAAACTTCTGCACTTTTCCCATACCGACGCCGTTGATCTGCGCCATTTCTTCACGGGTTGTGGGATAAGTTGTCGCCATTTCTTCCATAGAAGGGTCCTGGAAGATAACATAGGGCGGCAGATTCTTTTCTTTGGCAATTTTCTTGCGTAAGGCTTTTAACAACCCTAACAGTTCTTCATCATAAGCTGCCCCACCCGACGCCGTATCCGAATCCTTATCGTCATCTTCTTTCTGCTCGACTACCTGTTCATAATCGTGATCTTTCGAGAGTGAGATTGGATAAGGGTCTTCAATAAAATTCAGGCCCTTCTGCGTTAACTTCAGAATGCCATAGTTATCGACATCTTTCTCAATATAGCCGTAAATGGTAATCTGTTTCAGGAGTGAACACCAATATTCGGGACTTTCATTGAATTCGCGCCCTTTTCCGTACACCTCCAGGCGATTATGTTCATAGCTGGTTACATACTGATTGCTGTTGGCCGTGAGAACGTCGCTTAAGTGAGCAACATCAAAACGCTGGTCGGTTTGAAGCACAGCCTGCAACGCAAGCACAACTTCATTCTGCACCTTAAATTTTTCGGTTGGCTTTAGGCAGTTGTCGCAAAAACCACAGTCTTTATCCATATACTCGCCAAAATAGCCCAGCAACTGCCGACGACGACAAGAGCCGAGGTTAGCATAAGAGACCATTTCGGTTAGCAGGTGTTTGGCATTATCGCGCTCTGTAACTGGCTTGTCTTTGTTGAATTTTTCCAGCTTAACAATGTCATCGTAGCTATAGAACATTACGCAGTTACCCTCCAGCCCATCGCGGCCTGCCCGGCCTGTTTCCTGGTAATAGCCTTCCAGCGATTTTGGCGCATCATAGTGGATAACAAAACGAACATCCGGTTTATCGATACCCATACCAAAAGCAATCGTGGCACAGATAACGTCTGCGTCTTCGTTCAGAAAGGCATCCTGATTGTTCATCCGCGTCTGCGGGTCGAGACCAGCATGATAAGGTAGTGCTTTGACATCGTTGACGCTTAGCAGCTCCGCAATTTCTTCAACTGTCTTACGACTCAGGCAATAGACGATCCCTGATTTTCCTTTGTTCTGTTTAACGTACTTGATAAGCTGCTTTTTGGCGTCAACCTTAGGCTTTATCTCGTAGTACAGGTTTTTACGATTGAATGAGGTCTTATACAGATTGGCGTCCTCCATCTGCAGGTTTTTCTGAATATCCTGCTGCACTTTAGGAGTAGCCGTAGCGGTCAGCGCAATTACGGGCAGATTGCCAATATTATCGACGATTCCACGAATTTTCCGGTATTCCGGGCGGAAGTCATGTCCCCACTCAGAAATACAATGCGCTTCATCGATAGCGACAAATGAAATATTGGCTTTCTTTAAAAAATCCAAATTCTCTTCCTTTGTCAGAGACTCTGGCGCAATATATAGAAGTTTAAGAGAGCTGTTGAGCGTATCTTTTTTAACTTTATTCATTTCCGCCTTGGAAAGCGTCGAATTCAGGAACTGAGCGTTAATTCCGAAGGCATTTAATTGGTCGACCTGATTTTTCATCAGGGCAATTAAGGGTGAAATTACGATAGCCGTTCCATCGCTAACAATAGCAGGTAATTGATAACACAGGGACTTCCCTGCACCAGTAGGCATGATAACGAACGTATTACGGCCCGCCAAAATGCTGTGAATAATGGCCTCCTGATCGCCCCGAAACTGACTATACCCAAAAATCTCTTTTAGCCGCTCTTTGATGGTCGCATAGACCGTCTGATCAACCTGCATCATTCTACAAATCGTACAAAAGTTACCTTTACTCTATTCGCTTAGCGTATCTTTGCTATATAAAGTTAGCGAATATACACTGCAAACCATTCTTCATCGCGAAAACTGACGTTGAAAGTATTAAAAAATTCCAAAACGATCGCCCAAGAGGTACTACTGGCCGAAGCCGAAGCCATTCGTCATGCAGTTGAGTTGCTAGATGACCAGTTCGATGCAGCCGTTGATATAATTCTTAACACAACAGGTAGACTTGTTGTAACCGGTGTTGGGAAGAGTGCTCTTATTGGCCAAAAGATCGTGGCTACTATGAACTCTACAGGTACGCCTTCTCTTTTTATGCATGCGGCTGATGCCATTCACGGCGATCTGGGCATGATTCAGGCTGACGATATTATTCTTATAATTTCCAAAAGCGGAAACACGGCCGAAATCAAGGTGCTGCTTCCTTTATTAAAGCGTACAAGCGTACGGTTAATTGCCTTGGTTAGCGACCGCGAATCGTATCTGGCCCAGCATGCCGACTATGTTCTCCATGCCTATGCTGAACGCGAAGCAGACCCTATGAACCTCGCCCCTACAACCAGCACCACAGTTGCTCTTGCACTGGGGGATGCTTTGGCAGTTAGCTTATTAGAGGCACGCGGTTTTACCCGCCATGATTTTGCCCGTTATCATCCGGGCGGTTCTCTCGGAAAAAAGTTGTATTTAAAAGTTGGTGATATTTTTCCCCACAACCAGTGTCCACAGGTTTCCCTCGATGCCTTAGTTAGGGATGTAATTTTTGAAATTTCAGCTAAACGACTCGGCGCAACAGCCGTTGTATACAATACGGGCCAACTGGCGGGCATTGTCACCGATGGCGACATCCGCCGTATGGCCTATCAACACGATGCGTTCTGGGATCTTCAGGCAAAAGATGTGATGACAATCAATCCTGTCTGCATTGATGCCGATGAATATGCTATAAGCGCTCTCCAGTTAATGAGAGATCGGGACATTTCTCAGTTAATTGTTACCGAAAACGGGCACGTAAAGGGCTTTGTTCACTTGCACGACCTGTTAAAAGAAGGATTAGTATAAACGATTCATATAAAAAGTCTTCCCTGCATTGATCCGATCAATTTCAGGGAAGACTTTTTTGTAGCTATTAATAGAGTATCCTTCTACACATTTCACTAGTTTGTTTAATCATACAATCATGTTCATTAAACAAATTCTACACTCCAGATTCCACACTCTGTGGGAATTATTCCACAGTCTGTAATTTGGCTTTACAGCCTGTATTCTTTTTCAGCAGAAAACTACATCTTATAACTCACTGTAATTTAGATATTTAGTAGTTTTATTTATAGCTCCTCAAAAAAATGGTGAAGGCTGGTTGTTTTTTTGTCTAATTGCTAATCAAATCAGGTTCAACAAAAAAACATTCGTAATCATGACTGCGCTCGAATTCACTCATCATATTGGAAAAGTGTCCAAGTCGTTGCGCCCGTTCGCACTGCGGCTTACAAAAGATGTTGAAGATGCTAACGACTTATTACAGGATACCCTTTTAAAAGCCTTTACCAATCGTGATAAATACACAGACGGCACGAACCTGAAGGCATGGTTATACACGATTATGAAGAACACATTCATCACTAACTACCAACGAATGGTTCGGAAAAATACATTCATTGATACCACGGATAACCTGCATTACATTAATTCAATGGAAAGCAGTACAGATAATCTGGCTTATTCGTCATTCGCTCAGGAAGATATTAACCGGGCAGTAAATGGTCTCGACGATACTTATCGGACGCCGTTTATGATGCACTTCCGGGGCTTTAAATATCACGAGATTGCGGCAAAGCTGGATATCCCTATCGGAACTGTGAAAAACCGGATCCACATTGCCAGAAAAGAGCTTAAAGATCAACTGAAAGTATACGCTCATTTTAATAGTTAAAAAAAAATTTGTGTACACTGCATATTTGTACGAGACTTTTGTGGCCTTGGTCCGTCTCAAACACATTGATTGAGTAGTTTTTGGTTAAAAAAGAGGAAGGTTCGAAAAGTTGGGTGGGATTCCGCCCAACTTTTTTGTTTATTATACTACTGATATACAGTTCATTACCTATAAATTTTCATTAATTGGCAATACTCATAGCAGAATTGAGTAATTACGTATTTTAAACAAAAGGGTTAGTCAATTATTTACTCACTTACCCAATTACTCAATCAACTGCTTCCTAATGCCTCAGCGCATCTTTGTTATTGGTGCCGGTTTTGCCGGTTTAGCTGCAGCAACCAGCCTGGCCGATAAAGGCTACGACGTTACTATTCTCGAAAAAAATAGTACGCCTGGCGGTCGGGCACGCGTATTCCAGACGCATGGTTTCACCTTTGATATGGGCCCCAGCTGGTATTGGATGCCCGATGTCTTCGAAACCTACTTTGCCCGTTTTGGCAAGAAACCATCTGACTATTACAAACTCGTCCGGCTTGATCCTTCTTATTCGGTTGTTTTTGGCCCAGACGAAGCAGTCGATCTGCCTGCCGGTCTGGAAAATCTCGAAACGTTATTTGAACAACTAGAACCGGGAAGCGCTCCTCGTCTGCGGGCGTTCCTGAAACAGGCATCGTACAAGTATGATGTTGGTATGAACAATTTTGTCTGGAAACCCAGTCGTTCTATTGGGGAATTTTTAAGTCTGAAATTGCTGTATGACGTTACCAGACTTGATGTTTTTCAATCCTTTGCCAGTCATGTCCGCAAATTCTTCAAAAATCCACGCCTGCTCGAAATCGTAGAATTTCCCGTATTGTTCCTCGGCGCAACGCCAGGCAATACGCCCGCCATGTACAGCTTGATGAACTATGCCGAAATGGTACTGGGAACGTGGTATCCGATGGGTGGCATGCACGAAATTGTAAAAGCAATGGTCAGTTTGGCCGAAGAAAAAGGCGTTAAGCTGCTCTTAAATCAGACAGTCCAGAAAATTGACATTGCAAAGGGTAGAGCCCAAAGCATCACCACCGATCAAGGTATTTTTGAAACGGATGTGGTAATAGCCGGGGCTGACTATAATCATGTAGAGACAAATCTGGTTGACGCTGTCTATCGTAATTATGATGACAACTATTGGCAAAAACGAGTCATGGCTCCCTCTTCCCTATTATTTTATTTGGGTGTAAATAAGCGGGTTCCACGTTTGCAGCATCATAATCTCTTCTTCGATGAAGACTTCTCTTTACATGCTCAGGAAATCTACGAAACGCCCCGTTGGCCGACCAGGCCCTTATTTTATGTGTCGGCCCCCTCAAAAACCGACCCCAGTGTAGCACCCGAAGGATGTGAGAATTTATTCCTGCTGATTCCTGTTGCCCCTGATCTTACAGATGATGATGCGACCCGTGAGCGCTATTTCGACATCGTTATGACCCGACTGGAAGCCTATGTGGGTGAGGAAATTCGGAGCAGCCTGATTTATAAGCGAAGTTATGCCCACCGCGATTTCAAGAGTGATTACAACGCTTTTCGGGGAAACGCCTACGGATTGGCAAACACACTTAAACAGACTGCCCTGTTAAAACCATCTTTGAAAAACAAAAAAGTGAACAATCTGTTCTACACGGGTCAGCTGACGGTTCCGGGTCCTGGTGTCCCTCCGTCACTTATCTCAGGCCTTGTCGTTGCGGATGAGGTTGCCAAAGAATTTTTCTAACTTACAGAACTAACCTCTTCCTTTCCAATCTATGATGGCGTTGTTCAACACAACCGCACTGAAATGTAGTAAACTAATTACAGAGCATTACAGTACGTCTTTCACGTTAGGCATTAAAACGCTTGACCGCAGGTTTCACATGCCTATCTACGCAATCTATGGATTCGTTCGATATGCCGATGAGATTGTTGATACGTTTCATGATTACGATAAGAAGACGCTACTTGCCCGTTTTAAGCACGACACTTACCAGGCCATCGAAGAGGGTATCAGCCTAAATCCCATCCTGCAATCATTTCAACTCGTTGTTAAACAATACAAAATTGAGCACGAATTGATTGATTCCTTCCTGAAAAGTATGGAAATGGACCTGTATTTTCAGGATTATGATGCAGAAGGATACAATGAATACATTTACGGCTCAGCCGAAGTAGTGGGGCTGATGTGCCTACGGGTTTTCTGTGAAGGTAATTATTCCGAATTTGACCGCTTGTGTGAGCCCGCTCGTAAACTAGGGTCAGCGTTTCAAAAGGTTAATTTTCTTCGCGACTTAAAGAGCGATTTTGTTGATCGGGGCCGTACCTACTTTCCGGGGGTGAATTTCAATGAATTTGGTTGCGATGCCAAGCTCGTTATAGAAAATGACATCCAGTGTGACTTCGATGAAGCCTATAAAGGTATCATGAACCTTCCGCGTGGGGCTAAACTGGGCGTTTATTTAGCGTATGCTTACTACCAGACCTTATTCAACAAAATTAAGCAGTTACCCGCTTCCAGAATTCAAAACGAACGAATTCGGGTTCCTAATCCGCAAAAACTAGCGCTTCTGGCACAAACCTATTTAAAGTTTCGACTGAATGTAATTTAGGTTACGGCCATAGTATACTCTAACTAATGAGGTAACTGTTATTCAGCCCTGCGTCCCTTTTCGCTATCTTTGCTATAAATCATATAGTTTCTGTCAATGGTAGCCGAAGCGAACTCTTCGCCGGAGGTGCTGGCGCAGCCAACCGAAGTCCGATACGAAGCCGTAATCGGGCTGGAAGTGCACTGCCAGCTACTTACCCAAAGCAAAATCTTTGCCGCCGACGCCAATGCGTTCGGTGCCGAACCAAATACGAATATCAGTGTCATTACACTTGGTCATCCTGGCACGCTCCCTAAATTGAATCGTAAGGCCGTTGAGTATGCCGTTCGTATAGGATTAGCCTGCGGTAGTGAGATTACACGCCATAATATCTTCGCCCGAAAAAATTATTTTTATCCTGATTTACCTAAAGGATACCAGCTTTCGCAGGACAAAGGCCCGATTTGTGTGGGTGGTGGTATTTTAGTGAAAGCAAAAGATCCTCAAACGGGGCAATCGTATCAAACAACAATTCAGTTACACCATATTCATCTTGAAGAAGACGCCGGTAAGTCCATTCACGATGGCGACGAGTGGGCAACACAGCTCGACTACAACCGCGCCGGAACTCCTCTCATTGAGATGGTTACCGACCCCTGTATTCGCACTGCCGATGAAGCAGGACAGTATCTGACCGAAGTTCGCCGGTTGGTGCGCTATCTGGACATTTGTGACGGGAACATGGAAGAGGGGTCCCTGCGGTGCGACGTCAATGTTTCCATACGGCCCAGGGGTGCGACTAATTTAGGTACGAAAGTTGAAGTAAAAAACCTGAACTCTATTCGGAACGTAATGCGCGCAGTCGATAGCGAATTTAAACGGCAGGTTGAGATTGTCGAGTCAGGTGGGCGAATTATTCAGGAAACCCGCACCTTCGACGCTTCTACTGGTTTAAGCTATGCCATGCGCGAAAAGGAAACGATGAACGATTATCGGTATTTTCCTGATCCTGACCTTACACCCGTGGTTATTTCGGATGCCTGGTTGGCCGATATTCAATCCAGAATGCCCATGCTTCCGGCTGAGCTTTACCAGAAGTTTACAACGCACTATGGCTTACCAGATTACGATGCGGCTCTTTTAACCGACTCGAAAGAACTGGCCGACTATTACGAAGCTGTTTGCAGGCATACATCCAACTACAAGGCAGCGTCGAACTGGATTATGGGGCCTGTCAAAAGCCAGCTCACCGAAAAAATGCTGCGTGATCGTCAATTCCCAATCTCGGCCGAACGACTGGCCTCCCTAATCGGATTGGTTGACAACGGCACTATCAGTCAAACGGCGGCCCAGCAAGTGCTTACTTTACTGATTGCACAACCCGATGCAATAGCGGAAGAGTTAGCCCAAACACATGGTTTGATTCAGAATCGCAATACAGATGCATTGCAATCGTTGGTAGAAGAAGTACTGACAGCCTGGCCCGACAAAGTAGCTCAATACCGTAAAGGCAAGAAGAATTTACTAGGGATGTTTGTGGGCGAAGTGATGAAAAAATCAAAAGGCTCTGCCGACCCTAAATTGGTGAATGAATTAGTAACGAAGACACTACAAACAACATGAAAAACCTGTTTTTGAGCGTAGCTGGCTTTTTAGTCATCGGTTTTGCGGCCAATGCACAAACGACAAAGCCCTTTACCGTAACTGGAAAGATTAAAAACTCACCTCCAGGAAGCTTTGTTTACCTGGAAGCCAACTCGCAGCCGACCCGCAAACTAGATTCTGCGAAAGTAGAAGCAGGAGCGTTTACGTTAAACGGCAAAGTAGCGGATGGCGGTGAAGTATTTGTACTGAATGTAGGCGGTGGTCAGAAACTGGCATTGCTTGTTGAAGGCGGAGAAACGCTTAACGTAACGGCTGATGGTTACCGTATGGATGCCAAAACCGGTCAGACGGGCAAAGCCACCATCACTGGCTCTAAAAACATGGAGTACTACGAGAAACTCTTGACGCTACGCACCGACATGGAAACCCGCGTGTCGAACTGGAACAAGCAGGTTGCAGCCGCTACTGAAAAGAAGGACAATAAGCGTATTGCCCAAATCGAACAGGAATATCAGAACGCCGAGCAGGAGGTTGTCAACAAAGTAAAGGCTATGCTTCCCGATATGGGAACATCCCTCGTATCGTTGTTTGCCTTGAATTTCATCAATATTGATAATGACTTCGCGACTTATGATGCCCTGGCACAGCGTTTTGAAAAAGAGAACCCCAACAGTCCTCACGCCAAATCACTAATTGGTCGGGTAGCCCGAATCAAAGGCGTTATG comes from Spirosoma aureum and encodes:
- the purD gene encoding phosphoribosylamine--glycine ligase, giving the protein MNILILGSGGREHAFAWKLAQSPLSDKLFVAPGNAGTAQVATNLSISYNDFPAIAEAVRTNAIDLLIVGPEEPLVNGVVDYFRQQPDLVNLLIVGPDAHGAQLEGSKDFSKQFMLRYGIPTASSQTFTATTIESGLAYLDGHTLPVVLKADGLAAGKGVIIAENITDAKSTLTDMLDGQKFGAAGSKVVVEQFLRGIELSVFVLSDGVNYKILPEAKDYKRIGEGDTGLNTGGMGAVSPVVFANESFLRKVEEKVVKPTLTGLQKEGIVYKGFIFIGLMKVNGEPYVIEYNARMGDPETEVVLPRIQTDFAELMVATAEGTLDKIAVQVSPQTAVTTVVVSGGYPDDYEKGKIISELERLEDVMAFHAGTMAHNGHVVTNGGRVLALTAQANSLENAVRKSQEAARTVQFDGKQYRRDIGLDLIRYAD
- the recQ gene encoding DNA helicase RecQ, with the translated sequence MMQVDQTVYATIKERLKEIFGYSQFRGDQEAIIHSILAGRNTFVIMPTGAGKSLCYQLPAIVSDGTAIVISPLIALMKNQVDQLNAFGINAQFLNSTLSKAEMNKVKKDTLNSSLKLLYIAPESLTKEENLDFLKKANISFVAIDEAHCISEWGHDFRPEYRKIRGIVDNIGNLPVIALTATATPKVQQDIQKNLQMEDANLYKTSFNRKNLYYEIKPKVDAKKQLIKYVKQNKGKSGIVYCLSRKTVEEIAELLSVNDVKALPYHAGLDPQTRMNNQDAFLNEDADVICATIAFGMGIDKPDVRFVIHYDAPKSLEGYYQETGRAGRDGLEGNCVMFYSYDDIVKLEKFNKDKPVTERDNAKHLLTEMVSYANLGSCRRRQLLGYFGEYMDKDCGFCDNCLKPTEKFKVQNEVVLALQAVLQTDQRFDVAHLSDVLTANSNQYVTSYEHNRLEVYGKGREFNESPEYWCSLLKQITIYGYIEKDVDNYGILKLTQKGLNFIEDPYPISLSKDHDYEQVVEQKEDDDKDSDTASGGAAYDEELLGLLKALRKKIAKEKNLPPYVIFQDPSMEEMATTYPTTREEMAQINGVGMGKVQKFGRPFIDLITKYVEDNEIETAKDVVIKSTVNKSKVKIYIIQQIDRKVDLEEIAESKALSMEDLMEEIEHICYSGTRLNLDYYINQVMDEDRQDEIYEYFMRAESDNIAVAMREFGGDDFTEQDLRLMRIKFLSEVAN
- a CDS encoding KpsF/GutQ family sugar-phosphate isomerase, yielding MKVLKNSKTIAQEVLLAEAEAIRHAVELLDDQFDAAVDIILNTTGRLVVTGVGKSALIGQKIVATMNSTGTPSLFMHAADAIHGDLGMIQADDIILIISKSGNTAEIKVLLPLLKRTSVRLIALVSDRESYLAQHADYVLHAYAEREADPMNLAPTTSTTVALALGDALAVSLLEARGFTRHDFARYHPGGSLGKKLYLKVGDIFPHNQCPQVSLDALVRDVIFEISAKRLGATAVVYNTGQLAGIVTDGDIRRMAYQHDAFWDLQAKDVMTINPVCIDADEYAISALQLMRDRDISQLIVTENGHVKGFVHLHDLLKEGLV
- a CDS encoding RNA polymerase sigma factor; translated protein: MTALEFTHHIGKVSKSLRPFALRLTKDVEDANDLLQDTLLKAFTNRDKYTDGTNLKAWLYTIMKNTFITNYQRMVRKNTFIDTTDNLHYINSMESSTDNLAYSSFAQEDINRAVNGLDDTYRTPFMMHFRGFKYHEIAAKLDIPIGTVKNRIHIARKELKDQLKVYAHFNS
- a CDS encoding phytoene desaturase family protein, translated to MPQRIFVIGAGFAGLAAATSLADKGYDVTILEKNSTPGGRARVFQTHGFTFDMGPSWYWMPDVFETYFARFGKKPSDYYKLVRLDPSYSVVFGPDEAVDLPAGLENLETLFEQLEPGSAPRLRAFLKQASYKYDVGMNNFVWKPSRSIGEFLSLKLLYDVTRLDVFQSFASHVRKFFKNPRLLEIVEFPVLFLGATPGNTPAMYSLMNYAEMVLGTWYPMGGMHEIVKAMVSLAEEKGVKLLLNQTVQKIDIAKGRAQSITTDQGIFETDVVIAGADYNHVETNLVDAVYRNYDDNYWQKRVMAPSSLLFYLGVNKRVPRLQHHNLFFDEDFSLHAQEIYETPRWPTRPLFYVSAPSKTDPSVAPEGCENLFLLIPVAPDLTDDDATRERYFDIVMTRLEAYVGEEIRSSLIYKRSYAHRDFKSDYNAFRGNAYGLANTLKQTALLKPSLKNKKVNNLFYTGQLTVPGPGVPPSLISGLVVADEVAKEFF
- a CDS encoding phytoene/squalene synthase family protein translates to MMALFNTTALKCSKLITEHYSTSFTLGIKTLDRRFHMPIYAIYGFVRYADEIVDTFHDYDKKTLLARFKHDTYQAIEEGISLNPILQSFQLVVKQYKIEHELIDSFLKSMEMDLYFQDYDAEGYNEYIYGSAEVVGLMCLRVFCEGNYSEFDRLCEPARKLGSAFQKVNFLRDLKSDFVDRGRTYFPGVNFNEFGCDAKLVIENDIQCDFDEAYKGIMNLPRGAKLGVYLAYAYYQTLFNKIKQLPASRIQNERIRVPNPQKLALLAQTYLKFRLNVI
- the gatB gene encoding Asp-tRNA(Asn)/Glu-tRNA(Gln) amidotransferase subunit GatB, encoding MVAEANSSPEVLAQPTEVRYEAVIGLEVHCQLLTQSKIFAADANAFGAEPNTNISVITLGHPGTLPKLNRKAVEYAVRIGLACGSEITRHNIFARKNYFYPDLPKGYQLSQDKGPICVGGGILVKAKDPQTGQSYQTTIQLHHIHLEEDAGKSIHDGDEWATQLDYNRAGTPLIEMVTDPCIRTADEAGQYLTEVRRLVRYLDICDGNMEEGSLRCDVNVSIRPRGATNLGTKVEVKNLNSIRNVMRAVDSEFKRQVEIVESGGRIIQETRTFDASTGLSYAMREKETMNDYRYFPDPDLTPVVISDAWLADIQSRMPMLPAELYQKFTTHYGLPDYDAALLTDSKELADYYEAVCRHTSNYKAASNWIMGPVKSQLTEKMLRDRQFPISAERLASLIGLVDNGTISQTAAQQVLTLLIAQPDAIAEELAQTHGLIQNRNTDALQSLVEEVLTAWPDKVAQYRKGKKNLLGMFVGEVMKKSKGSADPKLVNELVTKTLQTT
- a CDS encoding TlpA disulfide reductase family protein: MKNLFLSVAGFLVIGFAANAQTTKPFTVTGKIKNSPPGSFVYLEANSQPTRKLDSAKVEAGAFTLNGKVADGGEVFVLNVGGGQKLALLVEGGETLNVTADGYRMDAKTGQTGKATITGSKNMEYYEKLLTLRTDMETRVSNWNKQVAAATEKKDNKRIAQIEQEYQNAEQEVVNKVKAMLPDMGTSLVSLFALNFINIDNDFATYDALAQRFEKENPNSPHAKSLIGRVARIKGVMVGAQAPEIALSDTTGNPIPLSSLRGKYVLLDFWASWCGPCRMENPNVVRMYNKFKDKGFAIYSVSLDQTKGNWTKAIRNDNLTWTHVSDLKYWQSAAAQQYGVQAIPATFLLDKEGKIIAKNLRGDALEQKLEEILKGGQ